In Clostridium sporogenes, one genomic interval encodes:
- a CDS encoding HAD family hydrolase produces MNIKGVIFDFNGTMFYDGKFQETSWRTYLQRKIGRKVTDDEFQEYVHGRNADVTLPYFLGTELSKEEIEGLAEEKEVTYRELCLADNNKFKLANGLIEFLNYLKESKISFTIATASGLNNVKFFFEHLDLAKWFNICNVVYDDGTIPGKPEPEIYIKAANKIGIHINECMIFEDAKSGIMSAHRAGAYKIVGVASMLDKEAMLKIDGVDEVIEDYTDVINLLK; encoded by the coding sequence TATGATGGGAAATTTCAAGAAACATCTTGGAGAACATATTTACAAAGGAAAATAGGTAGAAAAGTGACAGATGATGAATTTCAAGAATACGTTCATGGTAGAAATGCAGATGTTACATTACCATATTTTTTAGGTACAGAGTTGTCTAAAGAAGAAATAGAAGGATTAGCAGAAGAAAAAGAAGTAACATACCGTGAACTATGCCTAGCAGATAATAATAAATTCAAATTAGCTAATGGATTAATAGAGTTTTTAAATTATTTAAAAGAAAGTAAAATTTCTTTTACAATTGCTACTGCTTCGGGATTGAATAATGTTAAATTCTTTTTTGAGCATTTAGATTTAGCAAAATGGTTTAATATATGTAATGTAGTATATGATGATGGAACAATTCCAGGAAAGCCAGAACCAGAAATTTATATTAAGGCTGCTAATAAAATTGGAATTCATATAAATGAATGCATGATTTTTGAAGACGCAAAGTCGGGCATAATGTCAGCACATAGAGCTGGTGCTTACAAAATAGTTGGAGTTGCTTCTATGCTTGATAAAGAAGCAATGTTAAAAATAGATGGTGTAGATGAAGTAATTGAAGATTATACAGACGTTATAAATTTACTAAAATAA